The nucleotide window TAATCTTTGATTTGATGCTCTCAGTTCATCCCTGATTTCCATGAGAATTTTTTCTATATTATCAAGCCTTTTGTTTATGTCTTCCTGTGTCGTAGTGTCTACCATATTATATAGATAGATCAATAATAATTAAATGCCTATGCATCGTGAAGTTTCTGAGTATATCAATAGGATATACTCAGTAAGAGTCTGTCTTGAAATTAAATCATTTTTAGCAGGAATTTTTTGGCAATTCGGGAAGATACAAATTAACGACTTTATAGGTTGCAACCGAATGTGCAAATTGCAATGCATTTTTTAAGCTCCCGAAGGTTCTTCTTTTTTGTCAGCAACCGCCCGATATCTGCTGCTCCGCAGTATGCGGGCGTTGAGGGGAGTTTCAGAGATCCAATTTCCAAGATAGGCTCAATTAAGAATTAGTTAAAATAAAGAGGGTTACGTAGAAATCTTCGAGTTTTGATTTTAAACGAGAAGCTTTACTACAAATTTTAATACTATTCTATTCGATTTCTGATTCAAGTAAAATTAGTACCAAAGCCTTGTCGGTATCTAATATTTTTCTCCTATGCAATATGTAACCAACTGATAGTTTTGAGTAACCAAAAGTTATAATACAACCGATAGTTATAATACAACCGATAGTTATAATATAACCATTAGTTACAATATTCTAGTGAGATTACCTCCGGGCAGAATCCTACAAAATTGATGGAGTAAATGAAATGAAAATAAAATCTGTGAAATTAGTTTATTTTTCACCTACCGGAACAACAAAAGCAGTTGTTCAGGGCATTGCGCATGGCATTAATCCAGGCACCGTGGAATTAATCGATATTATCAGACCGGATGCAAGAAAACAATCATTGCAGACATCGGAAAATGAATTGCTTGTAGTTGGAGTTCCTGTTTATATGGGAAGAGTGCCGGCATTATTAGATGAATGGCTGCATACAATTCAAGCTCATAATACACCAACGGTCTGTGTTGTTGTCTATGGCAATCGGGCATACGAAGATGCATTACTCGAACTAAAAAATCTTTTAACTAAATGTGGGTGTATTCCCATTGCCTGTGCAGCATATCTTGGAGAACACTCATTCTCAAATTCCGAGACGCCAACGGCACAGGGACGTCCAGATAAAGATGATTTACACCATGCAGAAGTATTTGGACAGAAAATACGTGAGAAGCTGCAATCTGTTTCCTCAATCTCTCAGTTTTCTGATGTGCATGTTCCTGGCACTTATCCTTATGGAGGAGTTACGAAATTGTGGACTGTTGATTTTATCGCAGTCAGTGATGAGTGTTCACAGTGCGGAACCTGTGCAGAGGTGTGTCCTGTAGGTGCTGTTGATGCGGAAAATTCCCTTTTGATTGATATAGAAAAATGCATTACTTGCTGTGCGTGTATCAAAAACTGCCCGCAAAGTGCCAGATCGATGAAACCCGGGCTGGTTAAAGACGCATCAGTGCGTCTCCATACGCTCTATAGCCAACGAAAGGAGCCTGAATGTTTTATCTAATGAATAAAACATAAGTTTATAAATATGAGTCAAGTGGAGTAAAACTATGGGAATCGCCGATAGAAGGCAAAGAGAAAAGGAACAGCGAAAAACAGAGATTATCGATGCAGCCGAACGTCTCTTTTTTTCTCGAAGTTATGAAGATGTTTCTATGGAAGACATCGCCCGCGAGGTCGAACTGAATAAGGCTACTATTTATCTATATTTTAAAAATAAGGAGACGCTTTTTGCAACCATTGTACTCCGTGGTATCCAGATCCTTAAAGAAAAATACACGGAATGCATGGAGAAACAGGTGCCTGGCATTGTCAAGGTAGCTCTGATGGGCCAGGCTTATTACCAGTATGCACAGGAATATCCCGATTATCTTCGCATGATTCATTTTTACGGTTCTGAGCGTTTTTCCAAAGAAAACCCGTGTACCGCAGAGATCGGAAAAGGATACGGTACTTGCCGTCTGCTCCTGCGGGATGCGATCCGGCAGGGTATCGATGACGGTACAATCCGTGCCGATATCGATCCGTTCCTGACCTCGATGTACCTTATGATCTCCTTCATGGGTACCTTGTCAATGGAAAATAAATGGAAACTGGTGATCGAATCGGAGGGTTTCAGCTACGAGCAGTTTGCCAGTGAGTTTTTCCGTTTCATCACTCCTGCTATCTCTTCAGGTGAGAACTCTCACAAAATGGATGTCAAAGATTTCGCATCGTTTGGATTTTTTTTAACCGAGCCTTTGGCACCTGAGGGAAAAAAGAAAGAAAAATCTTAAACTTTTAATTTTTTTTGAATCCAAGGTTGAGTTTTTTGTCTCTATTGAATTTTATAATTTTGATTATCGCCTACTCCATATCAAACAGGCGAGTTCAGCCCGATATCATAAGATCGGTTTTGTTCATATATCAATCATATATCAATCATATATCAATCATATATCAATCAGTTACAAATTGATCATCAAACAATTGATAGCATGGTTTTTTTCTTTATAATGGCCTGTCTCAAAGTTAATACGGTTAAATCAAATTTTGGGGCAAGCTCATTCGTTAATTACACAATTTCCCACCCTGTAGCGTTTCCGAGAAGAAAAGACCTTGAACTAAGTTTTCAAAAAACCGACATGACTCATTAACACCAACATACTGCCTGTCATTCTTAAAAATTGTGTCATTATTTGTTCCTATCTTTATTTTGGAACCATCTCTCTGATAAAATGTGCACATCGTATCTGCAGGTCCACCATTAGCTTCTCCAAAATGAAAACTTAATACTTTCACAACATTGACAGCTTTCTCAATATCTTCATTATTAGTAAGAGTAATGGTTTTGTTTTCCTGCATAATTTGCACAGATACGATATTCGTTTTTTCCAGTTCTTGAGCAACAGGCAAACCATGTACAAGATAAAAATATGCCAGTAAAATAATAGTTGTAATAACAAATGGAATTATAAAATTTGTAACCTTTTTGGTCATGTTATTTTAACTCCGTTATATTTTGTAAAGATTTCACTGGCATTTAACACCATTGATACAGTATCTCTGAACTCAAGTTATAGGATAAAAAAGGCCTGGCACACAGCAAGTCCGATGAACATCCTGAAAATGATACTGAAAATGATACTGAAAATGATAAAAATAATTAAAAAAGGTTACAGCAGAAAGAATAAAACTCTGAGTTGAAAATTGACTTCTCAATCTTGCTTTAAACTTCCAGCCCTTCTTCTTTAAGGAAATGGTCAATCAGTTTTCTCGCAATGCTTATTTTTCCAGGCAGATCAGGCAGGTTTTCGACCGAAAACCATCTTGCATCCTCGATTTCGAACCCATCTGGCTGGATATCACCGGAATCGTACTCTGCAGTAAACCCGATCATAAGAGAATTAGGAAACGGCCAGGCCTGTGTTTCGAAATAATTGATATTTTTGACCTTAATTCCAACTTCTTCTCTGATTTCCCTCACTACCGCATCTTCGGCTGATTCTCCAGGTTCAACAAAACCGGCTATCAAACCGTACCTTCCTGTCGGAAAATTCGGGGACCTTGCAAGTAAAATCTCATGCTCTTTTCGGATAAGTACGATCACGGCAGGAGAGATTCTAGGATAGAAAAGCTCACCGCAGTCAGGGCACTCCTTACCTCTCTCTCCGGGTTTTTGCACAGTCTTTGTCCCGCAGCGGCTGCAATACTGGTTAGTTCTATCCCATTCCATAATCTGGACGGCTTTATTCACCAGCGCAAAACACTTCTCATTCAATTCCGAATAAGCTTGCCTGAGATCTGCAAATTTCATTCCCTCAGGTGCCTGTGCGTCTTCAGGAAGTTCCACGGAATAACAATGGGTTCCATCAAGAGTTCCAAGATATTGTTCCCGATTTCCCGAAAGCCCGATTTCTCCAAGGTTTAGCAGTTTTGGAATTGCTCCTGGATTTTTATTAAGCTTGATTAGAATCTCTCGGCCCCGAAAAATGAACCAGAGTGCTTTTTCCGTCCTGTTGGCTGGCGGCTCGATGCCTATGATAAATTCCGGGAAGAATTCCGGGCAAGTGTGACTTTCCCTGTCTACTGGGGTCATAATGTTCATAATTATTGTTTTTTGTTCTATATATGATTACAGGAAAATTTTTGTTTAGGAGCATTTTATTTCAGGAGTATTTATACTCAAAAGCTTTGAGATCTGCCATAACCCTTTTTCATTTTTTGAGATAAGCTTCCTGCCGGAACATACAAAATTTTAATGAAAATAGTAAAGTAGTAAAATTAACAGCTGTATTAAGTAAATAAGTTATACACATTCTATTAAGTGAGTAAAGTCATATACAATTCTATTAAGTGAGTAAAGCTATATATGACCCTAATATAAAATTTACCAGCCATAAAACTAAAAGAGTTTGCATATTAGCTTTAGTTTTCCATCTCCTTTTAATTTTCCAGCTTCTTCTGTTAATCACAACAACAAATCCCAGAAGTAAAATTACAATTCCTATTAAAGAGTGGATTAAAATTACAGAAGAAACTGTTTGTGAAACTATAATATCATATGTAAAATTAATCATATATGGGACGGATAAGACAACTAACAAATATCCGAATGTAGATATAATATCATGTCTGTTTAATTTTTCTTTATTCAATTTTCCTATCCTTAATATGATGAACCCAGTTACGATAAGTATCAAGGCTATTTTTTGTAGATTAAAAGAAATTAACATGGACTCATAAGTGTTTATTCCTGACATTTTTTTCTCCCCATAGTGACTATACTATAGGAGATATAAAAAACAATCTTAATGTGGCATATTTAACAACAGACAATATTTTCTTAGTCAAACTTTTTAAGAAATGGTGCGAATATAGCTCGTTGCCGCACTATTTGCAGTTGAGTACACCAGTGCAAATTTGATTTCTAACTGTGAATCAGGCTGACGGTTTTTATTCCCGGAGGATCTCAAATTAGCTTTGAAGTAATTCTGTGTTGACAAAAGATATATATGATAAATATAATTCCTGTTTTTCATTTTCAAAAGGGAATTACGTCACGGGCAGCAGAAGATAGATAACATGGCCAGAAACGGAGAGAAGAAAAAAGGGGCAGGCGACCAGAACAAAGATCTTTTTACCATCGCCTTCAAAACTACAATTCCTGTGCTTCTTGGGTACATACCTCTCGGAATGGCTTTTGGATTTCTGCTTGACGGTGCAGGATATCACTGGATCTATGCTTTTATTATGAGCCTTTTTGTCTATGCAGGCTCAGGGCAGTTTCTGGCAGTAGCTCTACTTTCTGCAGGTGCAGGATTAACCGAGTTTGCCATAGCCACATTGCTTCTGAACTTCAGGCACGCTTTTTACGGGCTGTCTCTGCTTGAAAAGTTCTCCGGGATCGGCAGAGTTAAACCTTACCTGATCTTTGCGCTGACCGACGAAACATATGCTCTCCTGACCACAACTGATGTCCCGCAGAGCAGCTCGAAATCAAAGTTTTACTTTTATATTGCAGCCCTTGACCACCTGTACTGGATCGCAGGTTCGGTTCTGGGAGCTGCACTTGGCTCTGTCCTGGATCTTAATCTTGATGGCATGAGTTTCGTGCTGACTGCGCTTTTTGTGGTGCTGACCATAGAGCAGTACTTTAGTTCAGAGGCCCGCTTTCCGTTCATAGCTGCAGTCGGTGCAGGAGCGCTTTCTCTTATTCTGTTTAGTTCTGACAATATGTTGCTTGCCTCAATCATTCTCGGAACGCTGATCCTGATTGGCAGGGAAAAGTCAATACAGAGAACACAAAAAAAGCAGGAAATGCAGAAAATACAGATAACGGAGAAGAGCCAGAAAATACAGGGAGTTTTAGAAATACAGAATGGAATTCGGTCGATTGACACATCTATACAGCCTGTTGAGGACAAAATCAAGGAGGAAAACTGATGCTGGACACTCTTCAAATGCTCATAACCGTTGCAGTCATAGCGCTTGCAACCTTTACAACAAGAGCTCTTCCTTTTCTGTTTTTTGGC belongs to Methanosarcina barkeri 3 and includes:
- a CDS encoding AzlC family ABC transporter permease, with translation MARNGEKKKGAGDQNKDLFTIAFKTTIPVLLGYIPLGMAFGFLLDGAGYHWIYAFIMSLFVYAGSGQFLAVALLSAGAGLTEFAIATLLLNFRHAFYGLSLLEKFSGIGRVKPYLIFALTDETYALLTTTDVPQSSSKSKFYFYIAALDHLYWIAGSVLGAALGSVLDLNLDGMSFVLTALFVVLTIEQYFSSEARFPFIAAVGAGALSLILFSSDNMLLASIILGTLILIGREKSIQRTQKKQEMQKIQITEKSQKIQGVLEIQNGIRSIDTSIQPVEDKIKEEN
- a CDS encoding EFR1 family ferrodoxin (N-terminal region resembles flavodoxins. C-terminal ferrodoxin region binds two 4Fe-4S clusters.), with translation MKIKSVKLVYFSPTGTTKAVVQGIAHGINPGTVELIDIIRPDARKQSLQTSENELLVVGVPVYMGRVPALLDEWLHTIQAHNTPTVCVVVYGNRAYEDALLELKNLLTKCGCIPIACAAYLGEHSFSNSETPTAQGRPDKDDLHHAEVFGQKIREKLQSVSSISQFSDVHVPGTYPYGGVTKLWTVDFIAVSDECSQCGTCAEVCPVGAVDAENSLLIDIEKCITCCACIKNCPQSARSMKPGLVKDASVRLHTLYSQRKEPECFI
- the nudC gene encoding NAD(+) diphosphatase, whose translation is MNIMTPVDRESHTCPEFFPEFIIGIEPPANRTEKALWFIFRGREILIKLNKNPGAIPKLLNLGEIGLSGNREQYLGTLDGTHCYSVELPEDAQAPEGMKFADLRQAYSELNEKCFALVNKAVQIMEWDRTNQYCSRCGTKTVQKPGERGKECPDCGELFYPRISPAVIVLIRKEHEILLARSPNFPTGRYGLIAGFVEPGESAEDAVVREIREEVGIKVKNINYFETQAWPFPNSLMIGFTAEYDSGDIQPDGFEIEDARWFSVENLPDLPGKISIARKLIDHFLKEEGLEV
- a CDS encoding TetR/AcrR family transcriptional regulator produces the protein MGIADRRQREKEQRKTEIIDAAERLFFSRSYEDVSMEDIAREVELNKATIYLYFKNKETLFATIVLRGIQILKEKYTECMEKQVPGIVKVALMGQAYYQYAQEYPDYLRMIHFYGSERFSKENPCTAEIGKGYGTCRLLLRDAIRQGIDDGTIRADIDPFLTSMYLMISFMGTLSMENKWKLVIESEGFSYEQFASEFFRFITPAISSGENSHKMDVKDFASFGFFLTEPLAPEGKKKEKS